The following proteins are encoded in a genomic region of Nicotiana sylvestris chromosome 4, ASM39365v2, whole genome shotgun sequence:
- the LOC104223690 gene encoding putative F-box protein At1g32420, producing the protein MPPSKGKGKGKKKGKSQKTKNRAPDATCNCIFRREIIINILSRLPVKTLLQFRCVCKPWRKLISKPKFIATHFRHSSSLQPSTGSSPVLLHTRHLKSYDHLLSLINLSPESSSVVELDNPFPFILKSMVVVGSCNGIVCLCQPPWGDVITLWNPAMRQSRTVPLSKREPIMEAHSSVSIGLAYDSQENNFLVLSLKRFGPETVIADEVEMFSTKSFSWERAPNEVGFRVLGLSCNLIIKGVPYWSALLEDAYGSREVLVYFDLSKKVFDRLPMPGMRRETKGYLVNLEDSLGMLMWEKADKYNVDIWVMDDEDGWSKKRNVGVLFGFDRIIGCLRNGNIVAYDENGVLFLFDPMTSSVKAKLCIDNANSGSSMIFNYSESLVLIEGMLPVKKQAARDKLARENLLKAGMNIKVTTT; encoded by the exons ATGCCGCCGTCTAAAGGCAAAggaaaggggaaaaagaaaggtaaatcccaaaaaacaaaaaacagaGCTCCAGACGCAACATGCAACTGCATTTTCCGAAGAGAAATCATCATTAATATCCTTTCTCGTCTCCCTGTGAAGACCCTTTTACAATTCAGGTGCGTTTGCAAGCCATGGCGAAAACTCATTTCCAAACCCAAATTCATAGCCACCCATTTCCGCCATTCCTCTTCTTTGCAGCCCAGTACCGGTTCTTCACCCGTTCTTTTACACACTCGCCATCTCAAGTCCTATGATCATCTACTCTCACTAATCAACCTGTCCCCCGAGTCATCATCAGTTGTGGAACTTGATAACCCTTTCCCTTTCATCTTGAAAAGTATGGTGGTTGTGGGTTCTTGCAATGGCATTGTGTGCCTTTGTCAGCCACCTTGGGGTGATGTCATTACTCTTTGGAACCCAGCTATGAGGCAGTCTAGGACTGTGCCGCTTTCGAAACGCGAACCCATTATGGAAGCGCATTCTTCTGTTTCCATCGGGTTGGCGTACGATTCACAAGAGAATAACTTCTTGGTCTTGAGTCTTAAGCGTTTCGGACCAGAAACTGTGATTGCGGATGAAGTGGAAATGTTTTCAACCAAGAGTTTCAGCTGGGAGAGGGCGCCAAATGAGGTGGGGTTTCGAGTTCTTGGGCTTTCTTGCAATCTGATCATTAAAGGGGTGCCTTATTGGAGTGCTCTGCTTGAGGATGCGTATGGGTCACGTGAGGTATTGGTGTATTTTGATCTGAGTAAGAAAGTATTTGACAGGTTACCTATGCCTGGAATGAGACGGGAGACTAAGGGGTATCTTGTGAATTTGGAGGATTCTCTTGGTATGTTAATGTGGGAGAAAGCAGACAAATATAATGTTGATATTTGGGTAATGGATGATGAAGATGGTTGGAGCAAGAAACGCAATGTTGGAGTGTTATTCGGGTTCGACAGAATTATTGGCTGTTTGAGGAATGGTAACATTGTTGCTTATGATGAGAATGGCGTGTTGTTCCTCTTTGATCCGATGACTAGTTCTGTTAAGGCAAAATTGTGCATCGATAATGCTAATAGCGGTTCGTCCATGATTTTCAACTATTCAGAGAGCTTAGTTCTGATTGAAGGGATGCTACCAGTTAAGAAGCAAGCTGCTAGAGATAAATTAGCACGTGAAAACCTCCTAAA GGCTGGCATGAATATAAAGGTCACTACCACTTGA